The following are encoded together in the Equus quagga isolate Etosha38 chromosome 1, UCLA_HA_Equagga_1.0, whole genome shotgun sequence genome:
- the LOC124244767 gene encoding major allergen Equ c 1-like isoform X2 — protein sequence MKLLLLCLGLILVCAQQEENSDVPLRNFDISKISGEWYSIFVASDIKEKVEEDGSMRIFVENIQPLDNSSLYFKFQRKGNEECSGFSLVADKTEEDAIYSVISREPDVSPELKEEFVKIAQRQGIFEEKIFDLTQTDRCFPTRGSEVA from the exons ATGAAGCTGCTGTTGCTGTGTCTGGGGCTGATTCTTGTCTGTgcccaacaggaagaaaacagTGATGTTCCGCTAAGAAACTTCGATATTTCAAAG ATTTCAGGAGAGTGGTATTCCATTTTCGTGGCCTCAGACATCAAGGAAAAGGTAGAAGAAGATGGTAGCATGAGGATTTTTGTGGAAAACATCCAGCCCTTGGACAACTCTTCTCTGtactttaaatttcaaagaaa GGGAAATGAAGAGTGTAGTGGATTTTCTTTGGTTGCTGACAAAACAGAAGAGGATGCTATATATAGTGTTATCT CCCGAGAACCAGATGTGAGTCCAGAACTCaaggaagagtttgtgaaaattGCCCAAAGACAAGGAATTTTtgaggaaaagatatttgacCTGACCCAAACTG ATCGCTGTTTTCCGACCCGAGGGAGCGAAGTGGCCTAG
- the LOC124244767 gene encoding major allergen Equ c 1-like isoform X1, whose product MKLLLLCLGLILVCAQQEENSDVPLRNFDISKISGEWYSIFVASDIKEKVEEDGSMRIFVENIQPLDNSSLYFKFQRKGNEECSGFSLVADKTEEDAIYSVIYDGYNVFRINEFVNSNYIIIQLVNFSKNRPYQKLDFFAREPDVSPELKEEFVKIAQRQGIFEEKIFDLTQTDRCFPTRGSEVA is encoded by the exons ATGAAGCTGCTGTTGCTGTGTCTGGGGCTGATTCTTGTCTGTgcccaacaggaagaaaacagTGATGTTCCGCTAAGAAACTTCGATATTTCAAAG ATTTCAGGAGAGTGGTATTCCATTTTCGTGGCCTCAGACATCAAGGAAAAGGTAGAAGAAGATGGTAGCATGAGGATTTTTGTGGAAAACATCCAGCCCTTGGACAACTCTTCTCTGtactttaaatttcaaagaaa GGGAAATGAAGAGTGTAGTGGATTTTCTTTGGTTGCTGACAAAACAGAAGAGGATGCTATATATAGTGTTATCT ATGATGGATACAATGTATTTCGCATAAATGAATTTGTCAATTCTAACTATATTATTATTCAGCTGGTGAATTTCAGCAAGAACAGACCATACCAAAAGTTGGACTTCTTTG CCCGAGAACCAGATGTGAGTCCAGAACTCaaggaagagtttgtgaaaattGCCCAAAGACAAGGAATTTTtgaggaaaagatatttgacCTGACCCAAACTG ATCGCTGTTTTCCGACCCGAGGGAGCGAAGTGGCCTAG